Genomic segment of Candidatus Protochlamydia amoebophila UWE25:
ACCAGAGGGAAAAACAAGAAAACCCTCTCCACTTCACGTTATTTCTACTTAGGCTATCAGGAAATTGGCACGCTCACAGAAACAGGAAATATTGAGACCCTCAAAATTCCAGGTTTGCATGGAGACGACCTAGCGGTTACCAGCATTGCCTTTGAAATTAAAGGCGAAATCTTTGTGCCACTTCATGACATTGCAGGCAATGTGGTTAGCTTGATTGATCCTCAAAGTCGCGAACTTATTGAGAGTTATCGATACACAGCTTTTGGAGAAGAGACTGTATATAACGCTTATGGTGAAGTAGTAGAATCCTCCTTAGTAGGGAATCCCTGGAGGTTTGCTGAAAAGCGAGTCGATCAAGGCTCTGGTCTCATTTTATTCGGCTTGAGGTTTTACGATCCAATTACCGGTAGGTGGATTAGCCAAGATCCTGCTGGCTTTATTGATGGGCCGAATCTTTATTCTTACCTTCACAATAATCCATTGAATCATTTGGACCGCTTCGGTCTTGCAACCGAAAATTCTCAAAATAAATTTGAAGGATACTTTTATGGTAAAGATAAATATAATATAAAACCCAGCGGAATGGGCGTTGCAATGCCAAGAGGACCTATACAGGAAGTGACTTTATGTTTTGATACAAAACACCCTTATACTAAAGAGCAGTTGAGGGAATTGCTAATAAAATCTTCCGCGGAGTTATTACGCCAGGTGAATGAAAATAAAGAGATTCAAGAATTCCTCAAAGAGAGGCCTTTTACCGTAAAGAATATAGAAATCATAATTTATAATCATGATGAAAATGGTTTTGGTTTGAAAGATCCACAAATTTCAGTAGCGAATATTTCCCAAGGTAGATTGAATTATAGCACTATCGATCTCGAAGATAGTTTTAAATATAAAAACGAATATGAAGAAAGCTACGAAGAAGCTTTAAAAGCTCTATCAGCTCCTTGAAGATAAGGAATTTGGAAAACCACTTCATATGATCCTTCACAAAATTGACTCTAAAAGATGATTTAAGGAAAAACAATGCAACGAATTTTTATATTTCTGTATTCGCTATTTGCATGCATATTCACCATGAACCCTCTTACACCAATAGCTCTCAAAGACACGCAAGAGGCGAAAAATGATTTACGCATTTTAGAGTTATTACCGAATTTTTTATGTCCTTTGGCTGTGGACCCCGGCATACCTGCAGATTTTATTGCTCTATCTCCTAGAGAGACTTTAGATCCATATGATTGGAGTTATTGGGGTCCTAAGGATGTTCTTAAGGCTTATTTTGAGAATCCTACTTCTTTAAAAGTACCTATTTTGAGAGTCAAATTAAGCCCAAATGTTGCTCAGACTGGTCCAAATTCATTTAATAATCAAAAATCTCTTAAAATGCTCGAAAAAGAAGACCCTAAAGGGTTTGTTTCCATTGAGACTCAATGGGGAGATTACCCAATTCTTGCTATCCGAACCCAAAGGGAAGGTCAATTAATTTTCATGGCTTGGGTAGGCCTGAATGATCCAGGAGCTGGTTGGTCCCTGATGTTTAATCTTGTATATCCTGAAAAGAAAGGTCATCCAAATAAGGAGGATCGTCAGCTTTGGGAAAGTTTAATTATGAAAACTACACAATTGAAAGATGGAGACTATTTTAAAGCTTGTGGTCAGGATCTACAAGAAGGATATACCCTTGTGAATGTCGGCGGAGCAAAATTGAAAATGCTTGCAGAGAAGAGGCAAAGTGATGGGACATTACAAGTTGTTATAATTCCTGAAGGTTCCGACGTTGAATTCCATTATGTTGATATGATGGAATGTTTGATGGGCGCCAAGTGGAAATATGGTGAACCCATAGTCAAAGTTTATGGTGAAATTGCAGTCAATAATGAGAACGTTAAATCTACCACAGATTACGTCACCTCCATATTCTTTAAAACTGTACCAGAATTTTCATTTAAAAAAGGCGATGGAAAGAAGCTCTTAATTTTTCAAAAGATTTGTGATAAGACAGATTAAGTCAATACTTCTCCTAATCTCCTAGATTTCAAGTTTGTTTTTGTAATCTATTAACTGTTTTTTATGTTGATCTACAAGCAGCTTTTGCCAGTCATTGATTGGTTTTAAAGCAATTTTATCTGTGGCGCTTTTGCGTTCACCACTGTCAGAAACTGTTAATAGAAAAAGAGAGGTTGGGTATCTTCTCCCATCAATTTTAACATCCACGAATCCCTGCCAGCACAAAGAAAGAACTCTTAAAAAACTTTGTCCACAAGTTGCATCAGGCGCTTGTACAACTTCGTGAATCCGACGAGCTGCAGCTCCTGCTATAGGACCTAATGCATCAAAAGGGTAAGGCTTGGCAGGAAAACTAGATCTTTGCAGAGGCAATGGAGCATAAGCTACGCTGGTTTTTTGATTAGTTTGTTCTTTACACTGTCTTTCTAATTCAGCTGCACGAATCTCAGAATCAATGTATTCATTTTCTTGTTTACCAAAATTTTTTGAAGTATTATCCATTAGTGTAATCCTTTTGAATGATTCTATGAGCCTGCCTTGCACGCAGGCTTTCTCCAAGTTCAATAAATTCCTCAAGGCTGATAGAGTTAAATTTATAGGCTTGACAACAGTCCTCATAAAGAAGAGCTGCCTTGTCAAGTTCGTCGATGTTCGGCTCCAAACAATCCCTAAAACTATCTACTAAATTAGATGCTTCTTTCATGCTTTCGACTAGTTGAAGAGCCCACCACTCAGTTGTTGTCATTATCACCTTTCCTAGACTTACGTTGATGGCTTGTTAACCAATTTATAAAGCCAGAACGTGAAATAATTATTTTTCTTCCCACTCTATAAATTGCTGGCGCTAGACCATTAATTCCTGCGCGCCAAATTTGCCAATACAACGCACGTTTTGAAAAAGGACAGCAAGAATCTTTAACGAGTTGGCTTGGGTCCATAAAGTCTTTAGGTTTTTCATCAGTAGACATCTGTGTTTCCTCCTGTTGTTTTGTATGGATTCATGGAAATACATGGCGTTTTTAGTCGCATTTTAACGAATCTAGGAAAAAATCCTAGAGTTTGATAAGGAGACACTTATCGTCGAAAATAAAAAAATATCGACGCATTTAAATCTACCTTTGGCCTAGAAAATCAATTGGATTAGGTGATATACTCAGATTCTTTAAAGAGTGCTAAACTTGCTACAACAGCTAAAAAATTAGGTGAGGTTAGGGTTTAGTAATATCTAATAACGTGTGAGCTATTAATAATTTTATAAAACAATTACCTTGATGAATTTTAAAGTTTAAAACATATGAGTTTCTTAAAACTTACAGAAATTAAAGGACATTATGGTCGATAATAAACAGATCTTTACTCCCGTTATTAAAACAGAACGTCTTGTTCTACGTCAGTGGTGCGAAGACGATTTGGAGCCTTTCGCTAAGCTTAATGCAGATCCACGTGTTATGGAATGGTTTCCATCTACTTTAAGTCGCTTGGAAAGCGATGATCTAGCTAAACGCATTTCGCCCAAATTGCAAGAACAAGGATGGGGATTATGGGCAGTGTCTATTCCAGATATTTCTTCTTTTATTGGCTTTATTGGCTTAGCTGTCCCTACCTTCAACGCTCATTTTACGCCTGCAGTAGAAGTTGGCTGGCGACTAGCTTATGAATATTGGGGGAAAGGCTACGCTACTGAAGGTGCTTTAGCTGCTCTGAAATACGGATATGAGGCGTTAAATCTCAAAGAAATTGTTTCTTTTACAACAGTAGCAAATCAACGTTCTAGGCATGTCATGGAAAAGATTGGCATGCATCATGATCCAAAAGGCGATTTTGATCATCCCAAACTACCAAAAGATCATCTGCTGAAAAAACATGTGCTTTATCGTATGAATCATAATGAATGGAGAGTTTTATAATGCCTCTTCCTGATGCACTTTCTGATATAATGAATAAAATAGAAGTCGTTGAATATGACCCAAACTGGCCTGAATTGTTTGAGGTAGAGGCTGAGCGAATTAAACAAGCCTTGGGACATAATTGCATAGAAATTCATCACATTGGCTCTACTTCCATTCCTGGATTAAGCGCTAAACCTATTATTGATATGCTTCCTGTAGTACGAAATATTCAAGAAGTTGACAAAGCAACTAAGGCTATGGAGTCCCTAGGATATGAAGTTAAAGGCGAATATGGCATTGCTTTCAGGAGATATTTTCAAAAAGGTAAGAGCCTTCGAACTCATAATGTGCACGTTTACCAAGAAGGTGATCCTGAAATCATTCGTTACTTGAATTTTCGGAATTGGATGCGTTCTCATCCTGATGATGCTAATAGTTATGCCAAACTTAAATTAGAGTTAGCAAAAAAATTCCCTTACGACAGTCTCCAGTATTGCAATGGAAAGGATGCTTTCGTTGCAAATATTGACGTAAAAGATGGTTTTGATGGATGGCGTATTGTAAAGGC
This window contains:
- a CDS encoding GNAT family N-acetyltransferase — protein: MVDNKQIFTPVIKTERLVLRQWCEDDLEPFAKLNADPRVMEWFPSTLSRLESDDLAKRISPKLQEQGWGLWAVSIPDISSFIGFIGLAVPTFNAHFTPAVEVGWRLAYEYWGKGYATEGALAALKYGYEALNLKEIVSFTTVANQRSRHVMEKIGMHHDPKGDFDHPKLPKDHLLKKHVLYRMNHNEWRVL
- a CDS encoding DUF3987 domain-containing protein; the protein is MDNTSKNFGKQENEYIDSEIRAAELERQCKEQTNQKTSVAYAPLPLQRSSFPAKPYPFDALGPIAGAAARRIHEVVQAPDATCGQSFLRVLSLCWQGFVDVKIDGRRYPTSLFLLTVSDSGERKSATDKIALKPINDWQKLLVDQHKKQLIDYKNKLEI